A genomic region of Gossypium hirsutum isolate 1008001.06 chromosome D01, Gossypium_hirsutum_v2.1, whole genome shotgun sequence contains the following coding sequences:
- the LOC107928212 gene encoding NDR1/HIN1-like protein 1 → MSVKECGNHGKYRRKIFRRIIAGILIFIIIVLITILLIWAILRPSKPRFILQDTTVYAFNASTPNLLTSNFQVTLSSRNPNDRIGIYYDRLDVYATYQNQQITLRTSIPPTYQGHKEINVWSPFVNGNSVPIAPEYSASLGSDQSAGSVFLMIKIDGRVRWKVGTFISGRYHLYVRCPAFITFGSKSNGVSVGENAIKYQLVTRCSVSV, encoded by the coding sequence ATGTCGGTAAAAGAGTGCGGCAATCACGGGAAATACCGCCGGAAAATCTTCCGGCGAATCATCGCCGGCATCCTAATCTTCATTATAATCGTTCTGATAACAATTCTTCTCATATGGGCCATCCTCCGTCCCAGCAAACCCAGGTTCATCCTCCAAGACACCACCGTCTACGCTTTCAACGCCTCCACCCCTAACCTCCTCACCTCCAATTTCCAAGTCACTCTATCTTCTCGAAACCCCAACGACAGAATCGGCATTTACTACGACCGGCTCGACGTTTACGCCACCTACCAGAACCAACAAATCACCCTCCGAACATCCATCCCTCCAACGTACCAGGGTCACAAAGAGATCAACGTTTGGTCACCCTTCGTCAATGGGAATTCAGTGCCTATCGCACCGGAATATTCCGCCAGTTTAGGATCCGATCAGAGTGCCGGGTCGGTTTTCTTGATGATCAAGATTGATGGACGGGTGAGATGGAAAGTTGGGACTTTTATTTCCGGGAGGTATCATCTTTACGTTAGGTGCCCGGCTTTTATTACCTTCGGCAGCAAAAGTAACGGCGTTTCGGTCGGAGAAAACGCCATTAAGTACCAGTTGGTGACTAGATGCAGTGTTAGCGTGTAA